In Nostoc sphaeroides, the genomic window TTTCAAAGATACTTTTCGAGAGTGGTAGCTAATGTAGTTTTAGGCACAGCCCCCACCACCATATCCACTTTTGCTCCATCCTTAAAAATCATTAATGTGGGAATACTGCGGATGCCGTACTGACTAGCAACTTGAGGATTTTCATCCGTGTTGACTTTGACGACCTTAATTTGACCTTTGTACTGTTCGGAGATTTCATCGACAACAGGAGCTACCATACGGCATGGTCCGCACCACGGTGCCCAAAAGTCAACTAAAACAGGTACATCGCTGTCGAGTACTTCTTGCTTGAAACTAGAATCGGTAACTTGCGCGGCTGTTGACATGCCTAAAACCTTCGCCAATAATATCTGAGCTTGGTGAAAATTCTACCATAGCAAAAACCTCAGCTTGGAAGTCCAAGGATGTACATTTGCAAAGAAGCTCTCTTATTTTATTTACAAACATAAGGAACCGCCCGAACAGTAGTCCGGGCGGAGTGTGGTGTGAGGAGTGAACGGAAACATTCGTCTCCGCTATCTCTATTGTAGGCGACATATAGGATTTTTCCAGCAATTGTTTAGGGGGCTGGAAAAATTTAATAAGCAGGGGAGGCAGGGGAGG contains:
- the trxA gene encoding thioredoxin — encoded protein: MSTAAQVTDSSFKQEVLDSDVPVLVDFWAPWCGPCRMVAPVVDEISEQYKGQIKVVKVNTDENPQVASQYGIRSIPTLMIFKDGAKVDMVVGAVPKTTLATTLEKYL